Proteins encoded by one window of Orbaceae bacterium BiB:
- the luxS gene encoding S-ribosylhomocysteine lyase, giving the protein MPLLDSFKVDHTKMKAPFVRVAKIMQTPKGDTITVFDLRFTVPNQSKLPEKGIHTLEHLFAGFMRDHLNAADVEIIDISPMGCRTGFYMSLIGQPTEQRVAESWLASMNDILAVKSQNEIPELNEYQCGSYQMHSLDEAKMIAHDIIKSSINVCHNSDIALTDEQITKINNQK; this is encoded by the coding sequence ATGCCGCTATTAGATAGTTTTAAAGTTGATCATACTAAAATGAAGGCACCATTTGTACGTGTAGCTAAAATTATGCAGACGCCAAAGGGTGATACGATTACTGTTTTTGATTTACGTTTTACTGTACCAAATCAAAGTAAATTACCTGAAAAAGGTATTCATACTTTAGAACATCTATTTGCTGGCTTTATGCGTGATCATTTAAATGCAGCAGATGTAGAAATTATTGATATTTCGCCTATGGGCTGTCGTACTGGTTTTTATATGAGTTTAATTGGGCAGCCCACTGAACAGCGAGTAGCTGAAAGTTGGCTTGCTTCGATGAATGATATCTTGGCAGTAAAATCGCAAAATGAGATCCCTGAACTAAATGAGTATCAATGTGGTTCATATCAAATGCATTCGCTTGATGAGGCGAAAATGATTGCTCATGATATTATCAAATCTAGTATTAATGTTTGTCATAATAGTGATATTGCATTAACAGATGAGCAAATCACTAAAATCAATAATCAGAAGTGA
- the ligA gene encoding NAD-dependent DNA ligase LigA — MNTKQDSMSINDQIEHLRQIIRQYEYQYYVMDDPTVPDAEYDRLMAQLRVLEQQNPSLITAESPTQRVGGVALSQFKTIKHEMPMLSLDNVFDEESFVAFDKRIRERSNVSTQDIEYCCELKLDGLAVSLLYQNGNFIQAATRGDGNVGEDITENVKTIRAIPLKLTGDNIPARLEVRGEVFMTHQGFEKLNRDAEKRNEKPFANPRNAAAGSLRQLDPKVTAKRPLAFYCYGLGIFEGESLPDTHYERLMQFKKWGLPVSDKVKLNRGCSAVMEYFNNIEQLRMSLGFDIDGVVIKVNSIELQQQLGFVARAPRWATAFKFPAQEQITQLKKVDFQVGRTGAITPVARLEPVQVAGVIVSNATLHNSDEIERLGIREGDFVSIRRAGDVIPKVVSVILEQRPADTKEICFPTHCPVCGSIIVRDEGEAISRCSGGLVCAAQRKEALKHFVSRRAFDINGLGDRIIEQLVDRDYIKNPVDLYSLSLPKLCSLDKVGEKLATNLLNALQASKETTLGRFIYALGIPHVGEVTAENLANELGSLEAIRASSVEQLQNVTEIGEVIALSIFNFFKEEHNNYVIDELISEKIGIHWQENQKPAVVNDSFFKDKTIVLTGSLSTMSRDEAKDKLKQLGAKITGSVSKNTDLVIAGEAAGSKLTKAQELNIEIIDEQTMQSYFAQAGIS; from the coding sequence ATGAATACAAAACAAGATTCGATGAGTATCAATGATCAAATAGAACATCTACGACAAATTATTAGACAATATGAATATCAGTACTATGTCATGGATGATCCGACAGTTCCTGATGCTGAATATGATCGATTGATGGCACAACTTCGAGTTCTAGAGCAGCAAAATCCTTCGCTAATTACTGCTGAATCACCCACCCAACGTGTGGGTGGCGTGGCATTAAGTCAATTTAAAACCATCAAACATGAAATGCCGATGTTATCATTAGATAATGTTTTTGATGAAGAGAGCTTTGTGGCGTTTGATAAACGTATTCGTGAACGAAGTAATGTATCGACTCAGGATATTGAGTATTGTTGCGAATTAAAACTTGATGGTTTAGCAGTGAGTCTGTTATATCAAAACGGTAATTTTATACAAGCAGCAACACGTGGTGATGGTAATGTTGGTGAGGATATTACCGAAAATGTTAAAACCATTCGAGCGATACCGCTCAAGCTTACTGGGGATAATATTCCGGCTCGTTTAGAAGTTCGAGGTGAGGTTTTTATGACTCATCAGGGCTTTGAAAAATTAAACAGAGATGCTGAAAAACGCAATGAAAAACCGTTTGCAAATCCACGTAATGCAGCTGCTGGTTCATTAAGGCAATTAGATCCTAAAGTTACCGCGAAAAGACCACTGGCCTTTTACTGTTATGGATTAGGTATATTTGAAGGTGAATCCTTACCCGATACCCATTATGAACGTTTAATGCAGTTTAAAAAATGGGGGCTTCCTGTTAGTGATAAAGTAAAACTTAATCGTGGCTGTAGTGCGGTTATGGAATATTTTAATAATATTGAGCAACTCAGAATGTCATTAGGCTTTGATATTGATGGGGTAGTAATTAAAGTCAATTCTATTGAGTTGCAGCAGCAATTAGGTTTTGTCGCTAGAGCGCCTCGCTGGGCAACGGCTTTTAAATTTCCCGCACAAGAACAAATTACCCAACTTAAAAAAGTTGATTTTCAAGTCGGTAGAACAGGTGCGATAACCCCAGTGGCAAGACTCGAGCCTGTACAAGTAGCGGGGGTGATTGTCAGTAATGCAACGCTGCATAATAGTGATGAAATTGAACGCTTAGGTATTCGTGAAGGTGATTTTGTATCAATACGTAGAGCAGGGGATGTTATCCCTAAAGTAGTGTCTGTGATATTAGAACAACGGCCCGCTGATACTAAAGAGATTTGTTTTCCAACACATTGTCCAGTTTGTGGTTCTATTATTGTTCGTGATGAAGGTGAGGCTATTTCACGATGTTCTGGTGGATTAGTGTGTGCCGCTCAGCGTAAAGAAGCGTTAAAGCATTTTGTGTCCCGTCGTGCTTTTGATATTAATGGTCTTGGTGATCGTATTATTGAACAGCTTGTTGACCGAGATTATATAAAAAATCCTGTTGATCTATATTCTTTAAGCTTGCCTAAATTATGTTCATTGGATAAAGTGGGTGAAAAATTAGCGACTAATTTACTTAATGCTCTGCAAGCAAGCAAAGAGACAACATTAGGACGATTTATTTATGCGTTAGGTATTCCTCACGTTGGGGAGGTCACCGCAGAAAATTTAGCTAATGAATTAGGATCGTTAGAGGCTATTCGGGCAAGTTCAGTAGAACAGTTACAAAATGTCACCGAAATTGGTGAAGTGATTGCGCTAAGCATCTTTAACTTTTTTAAAGAAGAGCATAACAATTATGTTATTGATGAACTAATTAGCGAAAAAATTGGTATTCACTGGCAAGAAAATCAAAAACCAGCTGTTGTTAACGATAGTTTCTTTAAAGACAAGACGATTGTTTTAACCGGGTCATTATCAACAATGAGCCGAGATGAAGCTAAAGATAAACTTAAACAACTGGGTGCTAAAATTACGGGTAGTGTATCAAAAAATACTGATCTTGTTATTGCTGGGGAAGCTGCTGGTTCAAAGTTAACTAAAGCACAAGAACTGAATATAGAAATCATTGATGAACAAACCATGCAAAGCTATTTTGCTCAAGCTGGTATTAGTTAA
- a CDS encoding efflux RND transporter periplasmic adaptor subunit produces MKLKQKLFPFTLALALGSSLILTGCDNNKSADVLTKLPTTSVTVFETQPLDYTIKVSLPGRVIASQIAEIRPQVGGIILKREFEESSNVTEGQSLYQIDPAIYQANYDSALASVASAEASAKIAQLTVNRYKDLLKTKSISQQDYDKAVADGQQADAAVLVAKANLNTAKVNLDYTKVYSPIDGYIGKSNVTEGALVAAGQSTAMAIVQKIDPIYVDMTQAASIFEKNEKERNVIYTPDEKVEIFFNDGSKYPSLGRIIFSDKNVNETTGTVTLRAQFSNPTSQILPGMFLKPLLTLGNIKNAILVPQKGITSDAAGNYTAIVAIPVPEDKELEYIKSALIVRTPNQTESEVKAANEKAEQDALAIIKERKASDNADKSFYYFEKRNNVKVYSGISGYWIVTGGINAGEKVVVTGLLNLSGKQNLNSPEGRTFANIVAAPQLLSQQQLDQMIENNVK; encoded by the coding sequence ATGAAATTGAAACAAAAACTATTTCCCTTTACTTTGGCATTAGCATTAGGAAGCAGCTTAATTTTAACAGGTTGTGATAATAATAAATCAGCAGATGTATTAACCAAATTACCGACTACCAGTGTTACCGTTTTTGAAACCCAACCATTAGATTATACAATTAAGGTTTCATTACCTGGTCGAGTGATCGCGTCACAAATTGCAGAGATCAGACCTCAAGTTGGCGGTATTATCCTGAAAAGAGAGTTTGAAGAAAGCAGTAATGTTACTGAAGGTCAATCACTTTATCAAATCGATCCAGCAATCTATCAAGCAAATTATGATAGTGCTTTAGCAAGTGTAGCGAGTGCAGAAGCTAGTGCAAAAATAGCACAACTAACAGTAAACCGTTATAAAGATTTATTAAAAACTAAGTCAATTAGCCAACAAGACTATGATAAAGCAGTAGCGGATGGGCAACAAGCTGACGCGGCAGTATTAGTTGCTAAAGCTAATTTAAATACAGCTAAAGTTAATCTAGATTATACTAAAGTATACTCACCTATTGATGGCTATATTGGTAAATCAAATGTGACTGAAGGTGCACTTGTTGCTGCTGGCCAATCAACAGCAATGGCTATTGTACAAAAAATTGATCCAATTTATGTCGATATGACTCAAGCTGCGTCTATATTTGAGAAAAATGAAAAAGAGCGTAATGTGATTTATACACCAGATGAAAAAGTAGAAATCTTTTTTAATGATGGCAGTAAATACCCAAGTCTTGGACGTATCATTTTCTCTGATAAAAATGTTAATGAAACAACAGGTACTGTCACACTACGTGCGCAATTCTCAAATCCAACTTCACAAATTTTACCAGGAATGTTCCTTAAACCACTACTGACATTAGGTAACATTAAAAATGCCATTTTAGTGCCACAAAAAGGAATTACCAGTGATGCAGCAGGTAACTATACAGCAATCGTTGCTATTCCAGTTCCAGAAGACAAAGAACTTGAATACATAAAATCAGCATTAATTGTTCGTACCCCAAATCAAACTGAATCTGAAGTTAAAGCAGCTAATGAAAAAGCGGAACAAGATGCACTTGCCATCATCAAAGAACGTAAAGCAAGTGATAACGCAGATAAATCATTTTATTACTTTGAAAAACGTAATAACGTAAAAGTGTATTCAGGTATTTCTGGATATTGGATCGTGACTGGCGGCATTAATGCAGGTGAAAAAGTCGTTGTTACTGGTCTACTTAATTTGTCAGGTAAACAGAACTTAAATTCTCCAGAAGGAAGAACATTTGCAAATATTGTTGCAGCACCTCAGTTGTTATCTCAGCAACAACTTGATCAAATGATTGAAAATAATGTTAAGTAA
- the zipA gene encoding cell division protein ZipA — protein sequence MDNLRIVLIIIASLVIIALLIHGFWINKKERSTIFEPANRNKVKTSVSRDTQDDGFLDGVGEVRVVSVKNDSDEIEPKISNEPLEVESSTAKISKPVQQDLFVDDEPTIQPQVTNLTQDKVDFEQSIKIDEHSSVIKQTEPAPQERTQSAKTDVLVLHVVGLNDEKIRGDLLLSSIIQSGFQFGEMQIFHRHLDPAGNGPVLFSLANMVKPGTLDPETMHEFMTQGISIFMMVPSYGNTTQNFKLMLQSAQRIADDVNGVVLDDEHHMLTPQKIDSYKTRIKNITQ from the coding sequence ATGGATAATTTACGTATTGTGTTGATTATTATTGCTTCTTTAGTGATCATCGCATTGTTGATTCACGGATTTTGGATCAATAAAAAAGAACGATCAACTATTTTTGAACCGGCTAATCGTAACAAAGTGAAAACTTCTGTAAGCCGAGATACACAAGATGATGGTTTTTTAGATGGTGTTGGTGAAGTTAGAGTTGTTAGCGTCAAAAATGATAGCGATGAAATTGAACCTAAAATAAGTAATGAACCATTAGAAGTGGAATCATCAACGGCTAAAATCAGCAAACCCGTTCAACAAGATCTATTTGTTGACGATGAGCCGACTATTCAGCCTCAGGTTACCAACTTAACTCAGGATAAAGTAGATTTCGAGCAGTCAATTAAAATTGATGAACATTCTTCTGTTATTAAACAAACCGAACCGGCTCCTCAAGAACGTACTCAATCAGCTAAAACAGATGTATTGGTTTTACATGTTGTTGGTTTGAATGATGAAAAGATTCGTGGTGATTTACTACTAAGTAGTATCATTCAGTCTGGTTTTCAATTTGGTGAAATGCAAATTTTTCATCGGCACCTTGATCCTGCTGGTAATGGCCCAGTATTGTTTAGTTTAGCGAATATGGTTAAACCAGGTACATTAGATCCTGAAACAATGCATGAATTTATGACACAAGGTATTTCTATATTTATGATGGTTCCTTCATATGGCAATACTACGCAAAATTTCAAATTGATGTTACAGTCAGCTCAGCGAATAGCTGATGATGTTAATGGCGTTGTGCTAGATGACGAACATCATATGCTTACCCCGCAAAAAATTGATAGTTATAAAACTCGCATCAAGAATATTACGCAATAA